The Pedobacter cryoconitis genome has a window encoding:
- the nuoE gene encoding complex I 24 kDa subunit family protein: MLKVEEQQPVEFSSALIAKCDEISSRYPQGKQKSALLPILHEVQAELGWLSSNAMDKVAAYLKIEPIEVYEVASFYSMYFLQPKGKYVLEVCRTGPCCLVGAEKLMEHMEQTLGVKEGEVTADGLFSWRGVECLAACGYGPVLQIGPEYTFYENLDNQKVDTLIEELRKK; the protein is encoded by the coding sequence ATGCTTAAAGTAGAAGAACAACAACCAGTAGAGTTTTCATCAGCTTTGATCGCAAAGTGTGATGAAATTTCAAGTAGATATCCGCAAGGGAAACAAAAATCTGCCCTATTGCCTATACTTCACGAAGTTCAGGCAGAATTAGGTTGGTTAAGCTCCAATGCGATGGATAAAGTAGCTGCATATTTAAAAATTGAACCTATCGAAGTTTACGAGGTAGCCTCTTTTTACAGTATGTATTTCTTGCAGCCAAAGGGTAAATATGTTTTAGAAGTTTGCCGCACCGGGCCTTGCTGCCTGGTAGGAGCGGAAAAACTGATGGAGCATATGGAACAGACTCTTGGGGTGAAAGAAGGAGAGGTTACAGCTGATGGTTTATTCAGCTGGAGAGGTGTTGAATGTCTTGCAGCCTGTGGTTATGGCCCGGTTCTGCAAATAGGCCCTGAATACACTTTTTATGAAAACCTCGACAATCAAAAGGTAGACACATTGATAGAAGAATTACGCAAAAAATAA
- a CDS encoding NADH-quinone oxidoreductase subunit D gives MNHNQPVYTDNDPQNELVTLNLGPTHPATHGVFQNVLQLDGERIVSGVSTIGYIHRAFEKIAEHRPFYQITPLTDRLNYCSSPINNMGWHMTVEKLLNIKVPKRVDYLRIIVMELARISDHIICNTIIAQDTGATTTFLYLFQFREHIYEIYEEICGARLTTNIGRIGGFERDFNDIAFAKINKFLKEFPVALREFESLLNRNRIFIDRTAGVACVTPEQALDYSWSGPLLRATGVDYDVRVSEPYCSYDEFDFEVPVGTSGDIYDRYLVRNEEMWQSVSLIEQALEKIKHEPAGVFHADVPDFYLPAKEEVYNNMEALIYHFKIVMGEIDAPKAEVYHAVEGGNGELGFYLINDGGRTPYRLHFRRPSFINYSMYAKMSEGMLLSDAIINMSSMNIIAGELDA, from the coding sequence ATGAATCACAATCAACCAGTATATACAGACAACGATCCTCAGAATGAGCTGGTGACCTTAAACTTAGGTCCGACTCACCCTGCAACACACGGTGTTTTTCAAAACGTACTTCAATTAGACGGAGAACGTATTGTGAGCGGAGTTTCTACCATCGGGTATATTCACCGCGCCTTTGAAAAGATTGCTGAACACAGGCCATTCTATCAGATTACGCCCCTTACAGACAGGTTAAACTACTGCTCATCACCTATTAACAATATGGGATGGCACATGACAGTAGAGAAACTGTTAAATATAAAAGTACCTAAACGTGTAGATTATCTGAGGATTATCGTCATGGAACTGGCGCGTATTTCAGATCACATTATCTGTAATACGATTATCGCGCAGGATACCGGTGCAACAACCACCTTCTTATATCTTTTCCAGTTCAGAGAGCATATCTATGAAATTTATGAAGAAATATGTGGTGCGCGTTTAACAACAAATATTGGCCGTATAGGTGGTTTTGAAAGAGATTTCAACGACATCGCCTTTGCTAAAATCAATAAATTCTTAAAAGAATTCCCTGTTGCTTTAAGGGAGTTTGAAAGCCTGCTTAACCGTAACCGTATCTTTATTGACCGTACTGCCGGCGTTGCCTGTGTTACACCGGAACAAGCTTTGGATTACAGCTGGAGCGGCCCTTTGTTACGTGCAACCGGTGTAGACTATGATGTACGCGTAAGTGAGCCTTATTGTTCTTATGATGAGTTCGATTTCGAAGTTCCTGTAGGTACAAGCGGTGATATTTACGATCGCTATTTAGTGCGTAACGAAGAAATGTGGCAGAGTGTAAGTCTGATTGAACAGGCATTGGAGAAAATCAAACATGAACCTGCCGGAGTTTTCCACGCAGATGTGCCAGATTTCTATTTACCTGCTAAAGAAGAAGTATACAACAATATGGAGGCCTTGATTTACCATTTCAAAATTGTAATGGGAGAGATTGATGCACCTAAAGCAGAAGTATATCATGCTGTTGAAGGCGGAAACGGAGAACTTGGTTTTTATCTGATCAATGATGGCGGAAGAACACCTTACCGTCTGCACTTCAGAAGACCTAGTTTTATCAATTATTCCATGTATGCAAAGATGAGTGAAGGAATGTTATTGTCTGATGCCATTATCAACATGAGTAGTATGAATATTATTGCCGGAGAATTAGATGCTTAA
- a CDS encoding NADH-quinone oxidoreductase subunit C — protein MAEVNNSSVIELLAARFGAKVSGVNEPYGLLTVQTTKDVIIDVLTYLKETEGAKFAFLTDITAVHYPDTKHIAVVYHLHNMVNKIRIRVKVFIHEQTPSIPTATVLWNGANWMERETYDFFGVKFEGHPDLRRILNMDELNVHPMLKQYPLEDPNRVDKKDEYFGR, from the coding sequence ATGGCAGAGGTTAACAATAGTAGCGTAATAGAGCTGTTAGCTGCCCGTTTCGGAGCTAAAGTGAGTGGAGTGAACGAACCATATGGTTTGCTGACTGTACAAACCACTAAAGATGTAATTATCGATGTACTTACGTATCTGAAAGAAACAGAAGGTGCTAAATTTGCTTTCCTGACTGATATCACCGCAGTGCATTACCCTGACACTAAACATATCGCTGTAGTTTACCACTTACATAACATGGTAAACAAAATCAGGATCAGAGTGAAGGTATTCATCCATGAACAAACCCCTTCAATCCCAACCGCTACTGTTCTGTGGAACGGTGCAAACTGGATGGAAAGAGAAACATATGACTTCTTCGGCGTTAAATTCGAAGGTCACCCCGATTTAAGAAGGATTTTAAATATGGACGAACTGAATGTTCATCCGATGTTGAAACAATATCCTTTGGAAGATCCGAACAGAGTTGATAAAAAAGACGAATACTTTGGTAGATAA
- a CDS encoding NADH-quinone oxidoreductase subunit B produces MSDINIVDAPPGIEGSGFFATSLDKVIGLARSHSLWPLPFATSCCGIEFMATMGSHYDFGRFGSERLSFSPRQADLLMVMGTIAKKMSPVLKQVYLQMAEPRWVMAVGACASSGGIFDTYSVLQGIDEIIPVDVYVPGCPPRPEAILDGFGKIQELVRNESGRRRDSEQYKKMLASYGIE; encoded by the coding sequence ATGAGTGACATCAATATAGTAGACGCGCCTCCAGGCATTGAAGGATCTGGCTTTTTCGCTACCTCTTTAGACAAGGTTATTGGCTTAGCCCGTTCCCATTCATTATGGCCATTGCCATTTGCAACCTCATGCTGTGGAATTGAATTCATGGCTACAATGGGTTCACACTATGATTTCGGTCGTTTTGGTTCAGAACGTTTAAGTTTTTCTCCCCGTCAGGCAGACTTATTAATGGTTATGGGTACCATAGCTAAAAAAATGAGTCCTGTACTAAAGCAAGTGTATTTACAGATGGCAGAACCCCGTTGGGTAATGGCAGTAGGTGCATGTGCCTCAAGCGGTGGTATTTTTGACACTTACTCAGTTTTACAGGGAATCGATGAGATTATCCCGGTAGATGTTTACGTTCCTGGCTGTCCGCCAAGACCAGAAGCTATTTTGGACGGTTTCGGTAAGATCCAGGAATTAGTAAGAAACGAATCTGGCAGAAGAAGAGATTCTGAGCAGTATAAAAAAATGTTGGCTTCATACGGAATCGAATAA
- a CDS encoding NADH-quinone oxidoreductase subunit A, translating to METQSLPSDFLPIIFQVIVALGFVVVTLIATHFLGPSRKTSDKLGTFEAGVKVVGNARQPFSIKYFLVAILFVLFDVEVIFMYPWAVNFRELGWPGLIEMFVFMATLLLGFIYILKKKALDWN from the coding sequence ATGGAAACGCAGAGTTTACCCTCAGATTTTTTACCTATCATTTTCCAGGTTATCGTAGCCCTTGGCTTTGTTGTAGTCACTCTTATCGCTACACATTTCTTAGGCCCCTCACGTAAAACCAGTGACAAGCTAGGTACATTTGAAGCCGGAGTAAAAGTAGTCGGAAACGCGCGTCAGCCATTCTCCATTAAATACTTCCTTGTCGCTATCTTATTCGTACTATTCGACGTTGAAGTTATCTTTATGTATCCATGGGCTGTGAATTTCAGAGAACTTGGATGGCCGGGATTAATCGAAATGTTTGTCTTTATGGCGACCCTTTTATTAGGCTTTATTTACATTTTGAAAAAGAAAGCACTCGACTGGAACTAA
- a CDS encoding tetratricopeptide repeat protein translates to MKMTKKAITLSLGLVVMGSASFAQNLSDAKKAIDAEQYAKATSMLKSLVSSQAGKGENYFNLGDVYLHNEYVDSAKAVFTKGIAADPKYALNYVGLGHVDLASNNAASAKTNFDKALGLASKKDHTPYLYIGKAYLEQDKPDFAAALTNLTKADEVDAADKDPETFLALGDLYAAQKKNSEALSNYLRALNINEGLVRAKVQIGRMYKESRAFPESETQLKEVITADPNYGPAYREIAELYMQWANFEPAHYAEKSKQALENYKKYMDLTDKSFDTRLRYAQFLFYAKDFKALETETADIAKLYPNNQKTLVINRLQAYSAAENKSPESLKLLTDFFAKNSDTSRLIAADYLYLGKAQLVAGQDSLALKSIRTAIAKDSTNVEALEDVGKALYTNKKYDQSAAVYKDAIKLNPNGKGSLTNYYYLASADYFDYANKDRDKKNPSKTILVEADSALAHLNKVSPEFTLAYIMRARVARLMDDQTNPKGLLVPYYEQYLDLVTVKKPELGAAEAEKRNLVEAYTNLGFAYTTSDKAKAGDYFKKALAIDPANANALAGAKQLAAPAAKAPLKKK, encoded by the coding sequence ATGAAAATGACAAAGAAAGCAATAACCTTAAGTTTAGGTTTAGTAGTGATGGGTTCTGCCTCTTTTGCTCAAAACTTAAGTGATGCAAAAAAAGCAATTGATGCTGAGCAATATGCTAAAGCAACTTCTATGCTTAAATCACTAGTAAGTTCTCAGGCGGGTAAAGGGGAGAACTATTTTAACTTAGGTGATGTATATCTGCATAATGAGTATGTAGATTCTGCTAAAGCAGTTTTTACTAAAGGAATTGCTGCTGATCCTAAGTATGCATTAAACTATGTTGGATTAGGACATGTGGATCTTGCATCTAACAATGCAGCATCAGCAAAAACTAATTTTGATAAAGCTCTTGGATTAGCTTCTAAAAAAGACCACACTCCATACTTATACATTGGTAAAGCTTACCTGGAGCAAGACAAACCAGATTTTGCAGCAGCTTTAACTAACTTAACAAAAGCTGACGAAGTAGATGCAGCTGATAAAGATCCTGAGACATTTTTGGCTTTAGGTGATTTATACGCAGCACAGAAAAAAAATTCTGAAGCATTAAGCAATTACTTACGTGCATTGAACATCAATGAAGGCTTAGTAAGAGCTAAAGTTCAGATCGGAAGAATGTACAAAGAATCAAGAGCATTTCCTGAGTCTGAGACACAATTGAAAGAAGTAATCACAGCTGACCCTAACTATGGTCCTGCTTACCGTGAAATTGCTGAATTATACATGCAATGGGCAAACTTTGAGCCAGCTCACTATGCAGAAAAATCTAAACAAGCTTTAGAGAACTACAAAAAATACATGGACCTGACTGACAAATCTTTCGATACAAGATTACGTTACGCACAGTTCTTGTTTTATGCAAAAGACTTCAAAGCTTTAGAAACTGAAACAGCTGATATCGCGAAATTATATCCTAACAACCAAAAAACATTAGTAATCAACCGTTTACAAGCATACTCAGCAGCTGAAAACAAAAGCCCTGAGAGTTTGAAATTATTAACTGATTTCTTCGCTAAAAACTCTGATACTTCCCGTTTAATCGCTGCCGATTACCTTTACCTAGGTAAAGCTCAGTTAGTTGCAGGACAAGATAGCTTAGCCTTAAAAAGCATCAGAACAGCAATCGCTAAAGATTCTACAAACGTAGAAGCATTAGAAGATGTTGGTAAAGCATTATACACAAACAAAAAATACGATCAGTCAGCTGCTGTTTATAAAGATGCGATCAAATTGAATCCAAACGGTAAAGGTTCATTAACTAACTATTACTACCTGGCTTCTGCTGATTACTTTGATTATGCAAACAAAGACAGAGACAAAAAGAATCCAAGCAAAACTATTTTAGTAGAAGCTGACTCAGCTTTAGCACACTTAAATAAAGTTTCACCTGAATTCACTTTGGCTTACATCATGAGAGCACGTGTTGCGCGTTTGATGGATGATCAGACTAACCCAAAAGGCTTATTAGTTCCTTACTATGAGCAATACCTGGATTTAGTAACTGTTAAAAAACCTGAATTAGGTGCAGCTGAAGCTGAGAAAAGAAACTTAGTTGAAGCTTATACTAACTTAGGATTTGCCTATACTACTTCAGATAAAGCAAAAGCAGGTGACTATTTCAAAAAGGCATTAGCTATTGACCCTGCAAATGCAAATGCATTAGCTGGTGCAAAACAATTAGCTGCCCCTGCTGCAAAAGCTCCATTAAAAAAGAAATAG
- a CDS encoding substrate-binding domain-containing protein, whose translation MKKLIFILPLFLFIACKQKPKSDDGEASRVSGTLKLLVDESFSSVLEDQIEVFKLDYPDARFELVQGNENKILPTFLNDSVRVAVLSRMLTADEEKAYSKRSIPIFTSRFAIDGIALITGNDNPDSTITAYEVISIMKGTSTSGKQLVFDNAYSSTLRYFKDLSQIKELPKSGIYTLQNNKDVIKYVAEHKNYIGVVGVNWLMKNGRDQQDFTDQVKVMGVKNTKGKKGDDTFYKPTQKNLIDGIYPFLRNVYIINAEGKNGLGTGFATWLTGQRGQLIVLKSGLGPNKMNPREINIKKEN comes from the coding sequence ATGAAGAAGCTGATTTTTATCCTGCCATTATTTTTATTCATTGCTTGTAAGCAAAAGCCTAAGAGTGATGATGGGGAAGCATCCCGTGTTTCAGGTACGTTAAAATTACTTGTTGACGAGAGTTTTTCTTCAGTTCTGGAAGATCAGATTGAGGTTTTTAAACTGGACTACCCGGATGCCAGGTTTGAATTGGTTCAGGGCAATGAAAATAAAATCCTGCCTACTTTCTTAAATGATAGCGTAAGGGTTGCTGTTTTATCGAGAATGCTTACAGCTGACGAAGAAAAGGCATACAGCAAGAGAAGTATCCCGATTTTTACTTCGAGATTCGCTATTGACGGCATCGCACTGATTACGGGAAATGATAACCCGGATTCGACGATTACTGCTTATGAAGTGATTTCGATCATGAAAGGTACCTCCACTTCAGGCAAACAACTGGTTTTTGATAACGCTTATTCAAGCACACTGCGCTATTTTAAGGACCTTTCTCAAATTAAAGAATTACCTAAGTCAGGTATTTATACTTTACAGAATAATAAAGACGTTATAAAATACGTTGCAGAGCATAAGAACTATATTGGGGTTGTTGGGGTGAACTGGTTAATGAAAAATGGCCGTGATCAGCAGGACTTTACCGATCAGGTGAAAGTTATGGGTGTAAAAAACACCAAGGGCAAAAAAGGTGATGATACCTTCTATAAGCCTACTCAAAAGAACTTAATTGATGGTATATATCCTTTCTTAAGGAATGTTTATATTATTAATGCAGAAGGTAAAAATGGTTTAGGCACGGGTTTTGCAACGTGGTTAACGGGCCAGAGAGGTCAGTTAATCGTTTTGAAATCGGGATTGGGGCCAAATAAGATGAATCCGAGAGAGATTAATATAAAAAAGGAAAATTAA
- a CDS encoding energy transducer TonB — MFGSKIDLFNKEWLDVIFAKKNKEYGAYELRKQNGANTSRALLFASAAFIFLFLLPKIVTLIKGQLPEEEIVKQVEVTVAPPPPVDPKTPPPPPVEPPPPKTDQIKFPPPIVKPDNQVRDEDPPQIEQLKAADPGQKTIEGDPGADIVVVGPVGEGPKQAAVVEDTKVYDFVSIETQPGFPGGMDKFYAYLHKAVRYPPMAQENNIQGKVFLSFVVEKDGRLTDIKVERKLGGGTDEEAIRVLKASPKWTPGIQNGKPVRVKYNIPISFTLSN; from the coding sequence ATGTTCGGATCTAAAATAGATTTATTCAATAAGGAATGGCTTGATGTTATTTTCGCTAAAAAGAACAAAGAATACGGAGCTTACGAGTTACGTAAACAAAATGGCGCAAATACTTCAAGAGCACTACTTTTTGCTTCGGCAGCTTTTATATTTTTGTTTCTTTTACCTAAGATCGTTACTTTGATCAAGGGTCAGCTTCCTGAAGAGGAGATTGTGAAACAAGTTGAAGTTACTGTTGCACCTCCGCCTCCGGTGGATCCAAAAACACCTCCACCGCCACCGGTTGAGCCACCGCCACCAAAGACGGATCAAATCAAGTTCCCTCCTCCGATTGTAAAACCGGATAACCAGGTTCGTGATGAAGATCCTCCTCAGATTGAGCAATTAAAAGCTGCTGACCCAGGTCAGAAAACAATTGAGGGTGACCCGGGTGCTGATATTGTTGTGGTTGGTCCAGTAGGAGAAGGCCCTAAACAAGCGGCAGTAGTGGAAGATACTAAAGTCTATGACTTCGTAAGTATCGAAACTCAGCCAGGTTTCCCTGGAGGTATGGACAAGTTTTATGCATACTTGCATAAAGCAGTAAGATATCCTCCTATGGCTCAGGAAAATAATATTCAGGGTAAGGTGTTCTTATCTTTCGTAGTTGAGAAAGATGGTCGTCTGACTGATATTAAAGTTGAGCGTAAATTAGGTGGTGGTACTGATGAAGAGGCTATCAGAGTATTAAAGGCCAGTCCAAAATGGACTCCTGGTATACAGAATGGTAAACCTGTTCGTGTTAAATATAACATCCCGATCAGTTTCACTTTATCTAACTAA
- a CDS encoding ExbD/TolR family protein — MAELDTSGGGGKKGGKVRSKKSSTKVDLTAMVDLAFLLITFFMLTTTLNKPIAMDIAKPDKDEKNEQRLELRASQTMTILLGKNNKVAWYMGEAGKSAPEVQDFTQIRKSILDNKQKVQAASGKSIVMVIKPTSGATYKNFVDIMDELAITGIKSAPAIDDENITDAEKAFMKSQNLL, encoded by the coding sequence ATGGCAGAATTAGATACCTCCGGCGGGGGTGGCAAAAAGGGTGGGAAAGTAAGGAGTAAGAAATCGTCTACGAAAGTAGATTTAACCGCGATGGTTGATTTAGCGTTCTTATTGATTACCTTCTTCATGTTAACCACCACGCTGAATAAACCAATCGCAATGGATATTGCGAAGCCAGATAAAGATGAGAAAAATGAGCAGAGACTTGAATTAAGAGCATCTCAGACCATGACGATTTTGTTAGGTAAAAATAACAAGGTTGCCTGGTACATGGGAGAAGCTGGAAAATCAGCTCCTGAAGTTCAGGATTTTACTCAGATCAGAAAATCGATACTGGATAACAAACAAAAAGTACAGGCTGCAAGTGGTAAATCTATCGTTATGGTGATTAAACCTACTTCTGGCGCTACCTATAAAAACTTTGTTGATATCATGGATGAGTTAGCAATTACCGGAATCAAGTCGGCTCCTGCAATTGATGATGAAAACATCACTGATGCTGAAAAAGCATTCATGAAATCTCAGAATCTTTTATAA
- a CDS encoding ExbD/TolR family protein: MPRAKVQRKSTSIDMTAMCDVSFLLLTYFILSATAKQPDPLDVRLPTSTYKIKVPEKDIAILTIGADKVFFEAAGQDIKVATLEKIGEQYKISFTPEEKKRFSVIGSFGVPIQSLKQFVMLDGDKRKKSGLETGIPTDSTNNQLADWILQSRKAVAELHSEGMRVSIKGDAEEGYPMVKKIVDILQKQKINKFSLITTAEGGSK; the protein is encoded by the coding sequence ATGCCTAGAGCAAAGGTTCAAAGAAAGAGTACCTCGATTGATATGACCGCCATGTGCGACGTGTCCTTCCTGTTACTTACTTACTTTATTTTATCAGCGACTGCAAAACAACCGGACCCTTTGGATGTAAGACTTCCTACGTCAACGTATAAAATCAAGGTTCCTGAAAAGGACATCGCGATTTTAACGATTGGTGCAGACAAAGTTTTCTTCGAAGCTGCTGGTCAGGATATCAAAGTAGCTACGCTTGAAAAAATTGGTGAGCAATATAAGATCAGTTTTACACCAGAAGAGAAAAAACGCTTTAGCGTTATTGGATCATTCGGTGTGCCAATCCAGAGTTTAAAACAGTTTGTGATGCTGGACGGAGATAAAAGAAAGAAATCAGGTCTGGAAACAGGTATACCTACCGATTCTACCAATAATCAATTGGCAGATTGGATTCTTCAATCCCGTAAAGCTGTTGCTGAGCTGCATTCTGAAGGAATGAGAGTATCTATCAAAGGTGACGCTGAAGAAGGCTACCCGATGGTAAAGAAAATTGTTGACATCCTTCAAAAACAAAAAATTAACAAATTCAGTTTAATCACCACTGCTGAAGGCGGTAGCAAATAA
- a CDS encoding MotA/TolQ/ExbB proton channel family protein gives MANAPKPTTVKKESSSASNLFATLVIPICIIIAALIYKFVLGDANNFIDNNVENLPKVGNYAGMAYKGGPIVPILMGMLLMVIVFSVERFIVIGKATGTSSLDAFVKKVQALLNSNNIEAAMAECDKQQGSVANVIKSGLKKYREMEVEANMDTDQKCLAIQKDIEEATTLEMPMLEQNLTVIATLVSVGTLMGLLGTVTGMIKAFGGLGASGAPDSAALATGISEALINTATGIGTSTLAIIMYNILTSKIDKLTYAIDEAGFSIIQTYASTHK, from the coding sequence CCAATTTGTATTATCATCGCGGCACTTATTTATAAATTCGTTCTTGGAGATGCAAATAACTTTATTGACAACAACGTTGAGAACTTACCTAAAGTTGGTAACTATGCAGGTATGGCTTACAAAGGTGGACCAATCGTTCCAATCTTAATGGGTATGCTTTTAATGGTAATCGTATTCTCAGTAGAACGTTTCATCGTTATCGGAAAAGCAACTGGTACATCTAGTTTAGATGCTTTTGTGAAAAAAGTACAAGCACTTTTAAATTCAAATAATATCGAAGCAGCTATGGCTGAGTGCGATAAACAACAAGGTTCGGTTGCTAACGTAATCAAATCTGGTTTGAAAAAATATCGTGAGATGGAAGTTGAAGCAAACATGGACACAGACCAGAAATGTTTAGCTATCCAGAAAGATATCGAAGAAGCTACAACATTAGAAATGCCAATGTTAGAGCAAAACTTAACAGTAATCGCAACATTAGTATCTGTTGGTACATTAATGGGATTATTAGGAACAGTAACAGGTATGATCAAGGCCTTCGGTGGTTTAGGTGCTTCTGGAGCTCCGGATTCAGCAGCGTTAGCAACAGGTATCTCTGAGGCACTTATCAATACTGCAACTGGTATCGGTACTTCAACTTTAGCGATTATCATGTACAACATCCTGACTTCTAAAATTGATAAATTAACTTATGCAATTGATGAAGCTGGTTTTAGCATCATCCAAACTTATGCTTCTACGCATAAATAG